The proteins below are encoded in one region of Mya arenaria isolate MELC-2E11 chromosome 15, ASM2691426v1:
- the LOC128219505 gene encoding scavenger receptor class F member 2-like encodes MCLSANHFPDCYHNTLSAECKRACGDCRDNITCNAIVGMLDVGCDPGVYVTLDKPMCNQECCNGMNGLGCAYKCGACADGTPCNKSSGLCPGECDPGFVGVMCTEKDGALAPVSVALLVIGILFLIAGLRILFAIWVYKKRVT; translated from the exons ATGTGTCTGTCAGCCAACCATTTTCCAGACTGTTACCACAACACGTTGAGCGCAGAATGCAAACGGGCGTGCGGAGACTGTCGAGATAACATCACGTGTAACGCTATTGTCGGTATGTTAGACGTCGGCTGTGACCCTGGTGTGTACGTCACCTTAGACAAACCCATGTGCAACCAGG AATGTTGTAATGGGATGAACGGACTGGGATGCGCCTACAAGTGCGGAGCATGCGCGGACGGGACGCCATGTAACAAGTCTTCGGGGCTGTGTCCAGGGGAATGTGACCCGGGATTTGTCGGGGTCATGTGCACAGAAAAGG ACGGTGCCCTGGCGCCGGTGAGTGTCGCTCTCTTGGTGATCGGCATTCTTTTCCTAATCGCCGGACTCAGGATTCTGTTCGCCATATGGGTGTACAAGAAGAGAGTAACGTAA
- the LOC128218733 gene encoding perlucin-like has translation MTKFLVFHLVVVISVLQVESGVDCPDGFEVHQGACYFFSHGVETWTGAYASCEILGGHLAEVNDVIEGKYLSGRVTALGEEFWIGLEDKAVEGEWMWASSRTMLEPDAYTNWGPNEPNGVSSENCVFYHPSSNSYWADAACTRAQKYICEKM, from the exons ATGACGAAATTCCTTGTGTTTCATCTGGTCGTTGTTATCTCAGTTTTACAAG TCGAAAGCGGTGTGGATTGTCCGGACGGGTTCGAGGTTCACCAGGGTGCCTGCTACTTCTTCAGTCATGGAGTAGAAACATGGACCGGTGCTTAC GCAAGCTGTGAGATACTCGGTGGACACCTGGCCGAGGTTAATGACGTTATTGAGGGCAAATACTTGTCAGGAAGGGTCACGGCACTAG GTGAGGAATTCTGGATCGGTCTTGAAGACAAGGCGGTGGAAGGGGAGTGGATGTGGGCCTCTTCGCGCACTATGCTGGAACCAGACGCGTACACTAATTGGGGACCCAACGAGCCTAACGGTGTGTCTAGTGAAAACTGCGTATTTTACCACCCGTCGAGTAATTCATATTGGGCCGACGCTGCATGCACTCGGgcacaaaaatacatttgtgagAAAATGTGA